In Primulina eburnea isolate SZY01 chromosome 14, ASM2296580v1, whole genome shotgun sequence, the following proteins share a genomic window:
- the LOC140813188 gene encoding protein transport protein Sec61 subunit beta-like: MATGGTGPQRGSAAAAAANLRRRRTGSGASGGASGTMLQFYTDDAPGLKISPNVVLIMSIGFIAFVAILHVMGKLYFVRKD, translated from the coding sequence ATGGCCACAGGTGGAACTGGTCCCCAGAGAGGATCTGCAGCAGCTGCTGCAGCCAATCTTCGTAGGAGGAGAACAGGGAGTGGAGCCTCTGGTGGTGCAAGTGGGACGATGCTCCAGTTTTACACTGATGACGCACCAGGACTCAAGATTTCTCCCAATGTTGTGCTTATAATGAGCATTGGTTTCATAGCTTTCGTTGCCATACTTCATGTTATGGGTAAGTTGTACTTCGTTCGCAAAGATTAG